In the genome of Mixta calida, the window GTTTCCAGCTGGGTTTCACCCGGTCCACGCAGGCCGATGCCTCCTTTCTGACGTTCAAGGTGGGTCCAGCCGCGCACAAGGCGCGTGGCGAGATGGCGAAGCTGGGCCAGCTCTACCTGCAATTTACCTTCGTGAGTGCGGGCGCGCTGGGCGAAGATATCCAGGATCAGACCGGTACGGTCAATCACACGACATTCGCACAGACGCTCAAGGTTGCGTTCCTGAGCCGGCGACAAGGCATGGTCAAAGATGACGACTGAAGCGCCGGTGGCTTTCACCGCTTCAGCGATCTCGACAGCTTTACCTTCACCGACAAAATATTTGGGATGTGGCGCTTTGCGGCTACCGGTTATCACGCGCAGCGCTTCGACGCCTGAGGAAGAGACCAGCGTTTCGAATTCCTGCAGGTCTTCTGTCTCTTTGTCTTGCGAGAACCAGATGTGTACCAGTATGGCCTGCTCACCGGCATCATAACGGTCAAACAAGCTTAAACCTCTCTAATTGATTGACCAAAACGGGGAAGGCCATTAATACTTTCCCCGTTTTGGCAGTACGATAACAGGGCTTACTCAGCGCTGTCACCGTCTTGCTGTTGCGGCTGCGATTGCGCTGCCTGATTATTGCCGCCGTGATGATAGTTGCTACCGCCACCTGCATTGTTGCTATGGTGGGAGACTGCACGGGACGGAACGACGGTAGAGATAGCGTGCTTATACACCATCTGGCTGACCGTATTTTTCAACAAAATGACAAACTGATCGAAAGACTCAATCTGACCTTGCAGTTTGATACCATTCACCAAATAAATTGAAACCGGAACACGCTCGCGACGCAGTGCGTTCAGGAACGGGTCTTGTAAAGATTGCCCCTTAGCCATTCTATCTTTTCCTTATATGCTTGTTGTTTATTACTAAGAACCCTGCGGCTCTAAAAACTGCGTAAAAAAATTTGCGCACGATAACGGATCAATTGTACACATTCACCCAAGGTTCGCACCAA includes:
- the hfq gene encoding RNA chaperone Hfq; protein product: MAKGQSLQDPFLNALRRERVPVSIYLVNGIKLQGQIESFDQFVILLKNTVSQMVYKHAISTVVPSRAVSHHSNNAGGGSNYHHGGNNQAAQSQPQQQDGDSAE